A genomic segment from Nicotiana sylvestris chromosome 1, ASM39365v2, whole genome shotgun sequence encodes:
- the LOC104247450 gene encoding uncharacterized protein, producing MIEKKRVQVLLFLVGLLLLSITAEKCRELVGQEAASKSGEFTWLHCFDGSTGTVACLVKEGVKLYAYNIRSSHVERARNSAIEAALTDAVAQGMAAKEAAKLAQKEGAKAAKLAVRQTKRIVGPIISGGWDFFEALYLGGTPTEGFLRGSGTLFGAYWVGYLGEQTMGRFGYLVGSELGSWVGGKVGLMVYDLVNGMDHLLVFLQLKEIEVAATLSDEFYKDSIAESSEVPKDSYYGESTTYTSLEASEESGSYEAPAYEDPEVREEF from the exons ATGATTGAGAAAAAGAGGGTTCAAGTTCTTCTCTTTCTCGTTGGTCTCCTCCTTCTTAGCATCACTG CTGAAAAATGTAGGGAGTTGGTTGGTCAAGAGGCTGCATCGAAGAGTGGGGAGTTTACTTGGCTGCACTGTTTTGATGGGAGTACAGGAACCGTAGCATGTTTGGTCAAGGAAGGCGTGAAGCTGTACGCTTATAACATCAGGTCTTCTCATGTGGAGAGAGCAAGGAACTCAGCAATTGAGGCTGCTCTGACTGATGCCGTGGCACAAGGCATGGCAGCAAAAGAGGCAGCTAAGCTAGCTCAGAAAGAAGGAGCAAAAGCTGCAAAACTGGCAGTGCGACAAACCAAGCGCATTGTTGGTCCGATTATTTCTGGGGGATGGGACTTTTTTGAAGCACTTTATCTTGGGGGTACACCAACTGAGGGGTTCCTGAGGGGTTCGGGTACCTTATTTGGTGCCTATTGGGTTGGCTATCTAGGGGAGCAGACCATGGGTAGGTTTGGTTACCTGGTTGGAAGCGAGTTGGGCAGTTGGGTTGGAGGaaaggttgggctgatggtgtaTGATTTAGTTAACGGAATGGATCATTTACTTGTATTTCTCCAACTAAAGGAAATAGAAGTCGCTGCCACCCTGTCAGATGAATTTTACAAGGATAGTATAGCTGAAAGTTCCGAGGTCCCCAAGGACTCGTATTATGGTGAATCAACTACGTATACGAGCCTTGAAGCTTCTGAAGAGTCTGGTAGTTATGAGGCTCCTGCTTATGAGGACCCTGAAGTCCGTGAAGAATTTTAG